The Amblyomma americanum isolate KBUSLIRL-KWMA chromosome 5, ASM5285725v1, whole genome shotgun sequence genome window below encodes:
- the LOC144133938 gene encoding uncharacterized protein LOC144133938, whose product MPCGERLTDHIKECSAVLDFPQAVGALDGCHFPVSPPKKATDYYNYKGWHSIILLAVVDHKYKFRFVRVGTPGRCHDAYVYKQSNLAEFVESPEFQSPVANISGTPVGHSYFVTRLSL is encoded by the exons ATGCCATGCGGAGAGCGGCTCACTGACCACATCAAGGAGTGCAGTGCCGTACTGGACTTTCCACAGGCAGTTGGGGCGTTGGACGGCTGTCATTTTCCAGTCTCGCCACCGAAGAAGGCAACAGACTATTATAACTACAAAGGATG GCATAGCATCATACTGCTGGCCGTTGTTGACCACAAGTACAAGTTCCGCTTTGTCAGGGTTGGCACACCCGGCCGCTGCCACGATGCATACGTATATAAGCAGTCCAACCTGGCAGAGTTTGTGGAAAGCCCGgaatttcagtcgcctgtggCAAACATCAGTGGTACACCAGTCGGCCACTCATACTTTGTGACCAGGCTTTCGCTGTGA